In Streptomyces ambofaciens ATCC 23877, a single genomic region encodes these proteins:
- a CDS encoding CPCC family cysteine-rich protein, with protein MSDSYPCPCCGHRVLDAMPGSYEICPVCFWEDDGVQFRWPTMAGGANKVSLIEAQRNYQDFGACDEHGRRFVRPPAEDEPLDPAWRPIDLTRDSFEDWEAEDRVPWPDDSSVLCWWLPAFWRRDRP; from the coding sequence GTGAGCGACTCCTACCCCTGCCCGTGCTGCGGACACCGCGTGCTGGACGCGATGCCCGGCTCGTACGAGATCTGCCCCGTCTGCTTCTGGGAGGATGACGGGGTCCAGTTCCGCTGGCCAACCATGGCAGGCGGGGCGAATAAGGTCTCCCTGATCGAGGCCCAGCGGAACTACCAGGACTTCGGCGCCTGCGACGAGCACGGTCGGCGGTTCGTCCGCCCGCCTGCCGAGGACGAGCCGCTCGACCCCGCCTGGCGCCCCATCGATCTGACACGCGACTCCTTCGAGGACTGGGAGGCCGAGGACCGCGTCCCGTGGCCCGACGACAGCTCGGTGCTCTGCTGGTGGCTGCCCGCTTTCTGGCGCCGGGACCGCCCATGA
- a CDS encoding DUF6000 family protein codes for MPFQHPEEIGYGYVIERYVTRKDSGRARYFDLKSGRILRPGWPHTERFTRHLIDDAATITDAELEALLGYEWRSRLTAGWLIGVGRRATFRKRIGDLLLASEFCFSGGAYCFALARFGTHADAEILTAYLDRYLPRTDLRYDQPAALGALLRLDAHLGTHHADRFTQPNGLWDGWVQALAHLQDSPEYIPAERHRWTDLQCGFAHGWTQP; via the coding sequence ATGCCGTTCCAGCACCCCGAGGAGATCGGCTACGGCTACGTGATCGAGCGCTACGTGACGAGGAAGGACTCAGGCCGCGCGCGCTACTTCGACCTGAAGAGCGGTCGCATCCTGCGGCCTGGGTGGCCACACACCGAACGCTTCACCCGTCACCTCATCGACGACGCGGCCACGATCACCGACGCCGAGCTGGAGGCCCTCCTCGGCTACGAGTGGCGCTCACGCCTCACCGCCGGCTGGTTGATCGGCGTAGGCCGACGCGCCACGTTCCGCAAACGCATCGGCGACCTGCTCCTCGCCAGCGAGTTCTGCTTCTCCGGCGGCGCCTACTGCTTCGCCCTGGCCCGCTTCGGCACCCACGCGGACGCCGAGATCCTCACCGCCTACCTCGACCGCTACCTCCCCCGCACCGACCTCCGCTACGACCAGCCCGCAGCCCTCGGTGCCCTCCTCCGCCTCGACGCCCACCTCGGCACCCACCACGCCGACCGCTTCACCCAGCCCAACGGCCTCTGGGACGGGTGGGTCCAGGCCCTTGCGCACCTCCAGGACTCCCCCGAATACATTCCCGCCGAACGACACCGCTGGACCGACCTCCAGTGCGGCTTCGCCCACGGCTGGACCCAGCCGTAG
- a CDS encoding glycoside hydrolase family 2 protein, with protein sequence MKEVVQLAEGWSLCHSDGPLPARVPGCVHTDLLAAGLIPDPFLGANEPEVAWVGRRSWSYVRDLAASDTAGTGHERTDLVFDGLDTAATVTLDGRELGRTRNMHRRHRFDVTGHHGRLTVDFASAYDEAASVRALTGERPNVYPEPFQYIRKMACSFGWDWGPTLVTAGIWRPVRLERWSTARLAGVRPLVTVQDGTGRVEVRVEVERTAQGAARRLAVRAAVAGAEAHAAVDGTQAVLTLDVPDVSLWWPRGYGAQPLYELEVELTEGGAEGGTADGTASGAGNGTGYGTANGAGNRTTGRRLDSWRRRIGFRSVELDRSPDEHGTGFTLVVNGVPVFARGVNWIPDDVFPSRITPERYRTRLRQTADAGVDLVRIWGGGIYEDDAFYDVCDELGLMVWQDFLFACAAYPEEQPLRGEVEAEARDNVVRLMPHPSLVLWNGNNENLWGFRDWDWEPALAGDSWGGGYYLDLLPRVVAELDPTRPYTAGSPWSGSWDHHPNDPAHGTHHSWEVWNRRDYAEYRDSVPRFVSEFGWQAPPAMATLRRALPGERLAPDSPGMLHHQKAEDGNGKLNRGVERHFDLPTDDFDRWHYLTQVVQARAVAAGIEHWRAHWPVCAGTVVWQINDCWPVSSWAAIDGDGRPKPLYHELRRVYADRLLTLQPGTDGPVLAVVNQAAEPWQAPVTLRRLRADGTEVAHLVVDVTVAPRSVHRQEVPRELAPDERSGKELLVADCRELRALHVPVPDKDFAYPAPRYDVAVESPVGGGAGSVEVVVTAHTLVRDLLLQADRLGPDAVCDTGLRTLLPGERARLRVVGATEAGANAVRAALYCVAPA encoded by the coding sequence ATGAAGGAAGTCGTCCAGCTCGCCGAGGGCTGGAGCCTCTGCCACAGCGACGGTCCGCTGCCCGCCCGGGTCCCCGGCTGTGTCCACACCGATCTGCTCGCCGCCGGTCTGATCCCGGACCCCTTCCTCGGCGCCAACGAGCCGGAGGTGGCCTGGGTCGGGCGGCGTTCCTGGAGCTACGTCCGGGATCTGGCCGCCTCCGACACCGCCGGGACGGGGCACGAGCGGACCGACCTCGTCTTCGACGGGCTGGACACGGCCGCGACCGTCACGCTGGACGGGCGGGAGCTCGGGCGCACCCGCAACATGCACCGCCGTCACCGCTTCGACGTCACCGGTCACCACGGGCGGCTGACGGTGGACTTCGCCTCCGCATACGACGAGGCCGCGTCGGTGCGAGCGCTGACGGGGGAGCGGCCCAACGTCTATCCCGAGCCGTTCCAGTACATCCGCAAGATGGCGTGCAGTTTCGGCTGGGACTGGGGCCCGACGCTGGTGACCGCCGGCATCTGGCGTCCGGTCCGGCTGGAGCGCTGGTCGACGGCGCGACTGGCCGGGGTGCGTCCGCTGGTGACCGTCCAGGACGGCACCGGGCGGGTCGAGGTGCGGGTCGAGGTCGAGCGCACCGCGCAGGGTGCGGCCCGTCGCCTCGCCGTGCGCGCCGCCGTCGCGGGCGCCGAGGCCCATGCCGCCGTCGACGGAACGCAGGCCGTGCTGACGCTCGACGTACCCGACGTCTCCCTGTGGTGGCCGCGCGGCTACGGCGCACAACCGCTCTACGAGCTGGAGGTCGAACTGACCGAGGGCGGTGCCGAGGGCGGGACCGCGGACGGGACCGCGAGCGGGGCCGGGAACGGGACGGGCTACGGGACCGCGAACGGCGCCGGGAACCGGACCACGGGCCGGCGGCTGGACTCCTGGCGCCGCCGGATCGGTTTCCGCAGCGTGGAACTCGACCGCTCCCCGGACGAGCACGGCACCGGGTTCACCCTGGTCGTCAACGGCGTACCCGTCTTCGCGCGCGGCGTGAACTGGATCCCCGACGACGTCTTCCCCTCCCGGATCACGCCCGAGCGCTACCGCACCCGGCTGCGTCAGACGGCCGACGCCGGAGTGGACCTGGTGCGGATCTGGGGCGGCGGCATCTACGAGGACGACGCCTTCTACGACGTCTGCGACGAGCTGGGCCTCATGGTCTGGCAGGACTTCCTCTTCGCCTGCGCCGCCTATCCCGAGGAGCAGCCGTTGCGCGGCGAGGTGGAGGCCGAGGCCCGGGACAACGTTGTCCGGCTGATGCCGCACCCGAGCCTCGTGCTGTGGAACGGCAACAACGAGAACCTGTGGGGCTTCAGGGACTGGGACTGGGAGCCCGCGCTCGCCGGTGACTCCTGGGGCGGCGGCTACTACCTGGACCTGCTGCCCCGCGTCGTCGCCGAGCTCGATCCGACCCGGCCCTACACCGCGGGCAGCCCCTGGTCCGGATCGTGGGACCACCACCCCAACGACCCGGCCCACGGGACGCACCACTCCTGGGAGGTCTGGAACCGCCGGGACTACGCCGAGTACCGCGACTCCGTCCCCCGCTTCGTGTCGGAGTTCGGCTGGCAGGCGCCGCCCGCCATGGCGACCCTGCGGCGCGCGCTGCCGGGGGAGCGGCTCGCCCCCGACTCGCCCGGCATGCTGCACCACCAGAAGGCCGAGGACGGCAACGGCAAACTGAACCGGGGCGTCGAACGCCACTTCGACCTGCCGACGGACGACTTCGACCGCTGGCACTACCTCACCCAGGTCGTCCAGGCCCGTGCCGTCGCCGCCGGCATCGAACACTGGCGTGCGCACTGGCCGGTCTGCGCGGGCACCGTCGTGTGGCAGATCAACGACTGCTGGCCGGTGAGCTCCTGGGCCGCCATCGACGGCGACGGCAGGCCCAAGCCCCTGTACCACGAGCTGCGCCGGGTCTACGCGGACCGGCTCCTCACGCTCCAGCCGGGCACCGACGGCCCGGTCCTCGCCGTCGTCAACCAGGCCGCGGAGCCGTGGCAGGCCCCGGTGACCCTGCGCAGGCTGCGGGCGGACGGTACCGAGGTGGCGCACCTGGTCGTCGACGTGACCGTCGCCCCCCGCTCGGTGCACCGGCAGGAGGTGCCGCGGGAACTGGCGCCGGACGAGCGGTCGGGCAAGGAACTCCTCGTCGCCGACTGCCGCGAGCTGCGGGCGCTGCATGTGCCGGTACCGGACAAGGACTTCGCGTATCCGGCCCCCCGCTACGACGTCGCCGTCGAGTCTCCGGTCGGTGGTGGTGCGGGTAGTGTCGAGGTCGTGGTGACAGCACACACTCTCGTACGTGACCTTCTCCTGCAGGCCGACCGGCTCGGCCCGGACGCGGTCTGCGACACCGGACTGCGCACCCTGCTTCCCGGAGAACGGGCCCGGCTGCGGGTCGTGGGCGCGACCGAGGCCGGCGCCAACGCCGTACGCGCCGCCCTGTACTGCGTGGCACCGGCGTGA
- a CDS encoding ABC transporter substrate-binding protein: MGKKTLGVALLTTAMLTVAGCSGGGSPNADETAAAPVNPDGVSGDITVLTNRTDLIQDGTMKKYAAEFNKTYPEVKVGFEGLTDYEGEVKIRMNTEDYGDVLLIPGVIAKGDYPKFFAPLGDTSTMKSTYRFTDKTDVDGRTYGIATFGTANGFVYNKALWKQAGISEWPTTTRQFLDDLRAVERKTGATPYYTNFKDGWPLSGTWTNSVGSVSCDSQASDKLAEMDKPWEEGTDLHALDTLLHDIVHEKLSEKDPATTNWESSKTLLAKGEVGSMMLGSWAINQMRDAAEKAGENPDDIGFMPVPAQEGGRFCATLVSDYQQAVNVHSDHKSAARAWIDWFTEKSGYAAKEGAVSALKSEGMPDTLQEYVDNDVKIVERSEARTSEVNAIDNASEIGLAKPDYRQKLIDIARGAVDGTLDGYFDELDERWSQARRTVGS, translated from the coding sequence ATGGGGAAGAAGACGCTGGGCGTCGCTCTGCTCACCACCGCGATGCTGACCGTCGCGGGGTGCAGCGGGGGCGGGAGCCCGAACGCCGACGAGACAGCCGCCGCGCCGGTCAACCCGGACGGCGTCTCGGGGGACATCACCGTCCTGACCAATCGCACCGACCTGATCCAGGACGGCACGATGAAGAAGTACGCCGCCGAGTTCAACAAGACCTACCCCGAGGTGAAGGTCGGCTTCGAGGGCCTCACCGACTACGAGGGTGAGGTGAAGATCCGCATGAACACCGAGGACTACGGCGACGTCCTGCTCATCCCCGGGGTGATCGCCAAGGGCGACTACCCCAAGTTCTTCGCGCCGCTCGGCGACACCTCGACGATGAAGAGCACGTACCGCTTCACCGACAAGACCGACGTCGACGGCAGGACCTACGGGATCGCCACCTTCGGCACCGCCAACGGCTTCGTCTACAACAAGGCGCTGTGGAAGCAGGCCGGTATCTCCGAGTGGCCCACCACGACGCGGCAGTTCCTGGACGACCTCAGGGCCGTCGAGCGGAAGACCGGCGCCACGCCGTACTACACCAACTTCAAGGACGGCTGGCCGCTCAGCGGCACCTGGACCAACAGCGTCGGCTCGGTCAGCTGCGACAGCCAGGCGTCGGACAAGCTGGCCGAGATGGACAAGCCCTGGGAGGAGGGCACGGACCTCCACGCGCTCGACACCCTGCTCCACGACATCGTCCACGAGAAGCTCTCGGAGAAGGACCCGGCCACCACCAACTGGGAGAGCTCGAAGACCCTGCTGGCCAAGGGCGAGGTGGGCAGCATGATGCTCGGCTCCTGGGCGATCAACCAGATGCGGGACGCGGCCGAGAAGGCCGGCGAGAACCCCGACGACATCGGCTTCATGCCCGTCCCGGCCCAGGAGGGCGGCAGGTTCTGCGCCACCCTGGTCTCCGACTACCAGCAGGCCGTGAACGTCCACTCCGACCACAAGAGCGCGGCCCGGGCCTGGATCGACTGGTTCACCGAGAAGTCGGGTTACGCGGCGAAGGAGGGCGCGGTCTCCGCCCTGAAGTCCGAGGGGATGCCGGACACCCTTCAGGAATACGTAGACAACGATGTCAAGATCGTGGAGCGGTCCGAGGCACGGACGTCCGAGGTCAACGCCATCGACAACGCCTCCGAGATCGGCTTGGCCAAGCCCGACTACCGCCAGAAGCTGATCGACATCGCGCGCGGCGCCGTGGACGGGACGCTCGACGGCTACTTCGACGAACTGGACGAGCGCTGGTCGCAGGCCAGGCGGACGGTCGGCTCCTGA
- a CDS encoding HEAT repeat domain-containing protein, translated as MTTRIERLIQQLDDSTGPSYDARAELIGIGSDAIPAIIDGLPSLGGFGQLTAIEVFEEVADPRCGPALVAFLRSDDSTVREWAAMALASLEIDGAVEPVRRAFRACLERATPPDWSEPEGIRWALTELGARAPVVPPLTAHLRTTAADDAPGWPSAHFAEIINDLADHAQVILYSQFWRVDADRMYGISDTGLDWELDWTAPWEHLVEESRTWSLLEASEAPTDRNIFVAPTWIDRADLYPER; from the coding sequence ATGACGACCCGCATCGAGAGACTCATCCAGCAGCTCGACGACTCGACCGGCCCGTCGTACGACGCCCGCGCAGAACTGATCGGCATCGGCTCCGACGCCATCCCCGCCATCATCGACGGACTGCCCTCCCTCGGCGGCTTCGGGCAGCTGACCGCCATCGAGGTCTTCGAAGAGGTGGCGGACCCACGCTGCGGCCCCGCTCTGGTGGCCTTCCTGCGCAGCGACGACTCCACCGTCCGGGAATGGGCGGCGATGGCCCTGGCGAGCCTGGAGATCGACGGCGCGGTCGAGCCTGTGCGCCGCGCCTTTCGCGCCTGCCTGGAACGGGCGACGCCACCGGACTGGAGCGAGCCGGAAGGCATCCGCTGGGCCCTGACCGAACTCGGCGCACGCGCCCCCGTTGTCCCGCCGCTCACCGCGCACCTGCGAACCACCGCTGCGGACGACGCCCCGGGCTGGCCCTCGGCCCACTTCGCGGAGATCATCAACGACTTGGCCGACCACGCCCAGGTGATCCTCTACTCCCAGTTCTGGCGGGTGGACGCCGACCGCATGTACGGCATCTCCGACACTGGCCTGGACTGGGAACTCGACTGGACCGCGCCCTGGGAGCACCTGGTCGAGGAGTCCCGCACCTGGTCCCTACTGGAAGCGTCCGAAGCCCCCACCGACAGGAACATCTTCGTCGCCCCCACCTGGATCGACCGTGCCGACCTGTACCCGGAGAGGTGA
- a CDS encoding carbohydrate ABC transporter permease gives MTRTPSTASPPVAAGAAGTAAEKHGTAGRRSRHRAPGGASWHDRPLRRVTPWLFLLAPLALLVTFTYVPVGNMIFYSFTDWDGVSPDRNFVGGDNYTELFTRPELFKVFAVSLYYLTASVVQITVALYFATVLSFDLRFRNLFKGILFFPYLINGVAIGFVFLYFFQDGGTLDSVLSWFGADGDHAWLGSPESANTSLAGVSVWRFTGLNFVLFLGAIQSIPGELYEAAQLDGASRWQQFRHIIAPGIRPVLSLSVILAISGSLSVFEIPYIMTGGATETSTFVIQTVKFAFQFNKTGLASACAVVLLALILLITWIQRRIVPDERVDLV, from the coding sequence ATGACCCGTACCCCCTCCACCGCGTCCCCGCCCGTGGCGGCCGGCGCGGCCGGCACGGCCGCCGAGAAGCACGGGACCGCCGGGCGGCGGTCCCGCCACCGTGCACCGGGCGGCGCCTCGTGGCACGACCGGCCGTTGCGCCGTGTCACCCCGTGGCTGTTCCTCCTGGCCCCGCTCGCCCTGCTGGTCACGTTCACCTACGTGCCGGTGGGCAACATGATCTTCTACAGCTTCACCGACTGGGACGGCGTCAGCCCCGACCGGAACTTCGTCGGCGGCGACAACTACACCGAGCTGTTCACCCGGCCCGAACTCTTCAAGGTCTTCGCGGTCAGCCTCTACTACCTCACGGCGTCCGTCGTGCAGATCACCGTCGCCCTGTACTTCGCCACCGTCCTCAGCTTCGACCTGCGCTTCAGGAACCTGTTCAAGGGCATCCTGTTCTTCCCGTACCTGATCAACGGGGTCGCGATCGGCTTCGTCTTCCTCTACTTCTTCCAGGACGGCGGCACCCTCGACTCCGTGCTGTCCTGGTTCGGCGCGGACGGCGACCACGCCTGGCTCGGCAGCCCGGAGTCCGCCAACACCTCACTGGCCGGCGTGTCCGTGTGGCGCTTCACCGGCCTCAACTTCGTCCTGTTCCTCGGCGCGATCCAGTCCATCCCCGGGGAGCTCTACGAGGCCGCCCAGCTCGACGGCGCCAGTCGGTGGCAGCAGTTCCGGCACATCATCGCGCCGGGCATCCGGCCCGTGCTGAGCCTGAGCGTCATCCTGGCGATCTCCGGCTCGCTGTCCGTCTTCGAGATCCCGTACATCATGACCGGCGGCGCGACCGAGACCTCGACGTTCGTCATCCAGACGGTGAAGTTCGCCTTCCAGTTCAACAAGACCGGTCTGGCCTCCGCCTGTGCGGTGGTGCTGCTGGCTCTCATCCTGCTGATCACCTGGATCCAGCGCCGCATCGTGCCCGACGAGAGGGTGGACCTCGTATGA
- a CDS encoding cellulase family glycosylhydrolase, producing the protein MRKPRRALFSTAGAAFAAVLGLVVSLAGPTTGTAEAAPTGIRVSGGRVVEADGSDFVMRGVNHAHAWYPDRTGSLADIAAEGANTVRVVLSSGDRWTRTSAAEVSSVIGRCKAAKVICVLEVHDTTGYGEDGAATSLDRAANYWIGVRSALEGQEDYVVVNIGNEPFGNTGYSAWTGATKAAIGKLRGAGIDHALMVDAPNWGQDWSGTMRNNAASVLASDPDRNTIFSIHMYGVYDTAAEVRDYLHAFTDNGLPIVVGEFGDRHSDGNPDEDAIMATARTLGVGYIGWSWSGNGSGVEYLDMVNGFDANSLTGWGNRILNGSDGIAATSRTARVYGGGGGTGGGTAPNGYPYCVDGGSSDPDGDGWGWENNRSCVVRGSAADR; encoded by the coding sequence ATGCGAAAACCACGTAGAGCCCTGTTCTCGACGGCGGGGGCGGCGTTCGCCGCCGTCCTCGGCCTGGTGGTCTCGCTGGCCGGACCCACCACGGGCACGGCGGAGGCGGCACCCACCGGTATCCGCGTCAGCGGCGGCCGGGTGGTCGAGGCCGACGGGAGCGACTTCGTCATGCGCGGGGTCAACCACGCCCACGCGTGGTACCCCGACCGCACGGGTTCCCTCGCCGACATCGCGGCCGAGGGGGCCAACACCGTCCGCGTCGTGCTCAGCAGCGGCGACCGCTGGACCCGGACGAGTGCCGCCGAGGTCTCCTCCGTCATCGGCCGGTGCAAGGCAGCCAAGGTCATCTGCGTGCTGGAGGTGCACGACACCACCGGCTACGGGGAGGACGGCGCCGCGACCTCCCTGGACAGGGCGGCGAACTACTGGATCGGCGTGCGGAGCGCGTTGGAGGGCCAGGAGGACTACGTCGTCGTCAACATCGGCAACGAGCCGTTCGGCAACACCGGCTACAGCGCGTGGACCGGCGCGACGAAGGCGGCGATCGGCAAGCTGCGCGGTGCGGGCATCGACCACGCCCTGATGGTCGACGCCCCCAACTGGGGCCAGGACTGGTCCGGCACGATGAGGAACAACGCCGCGTCCGTCCTCGCCTCCGACCCCGACCGCAACACCATCTTCTCGATCCACATGTACGGGGTCTACGACACCGCCGCCGAGGTACGGGACTACCTGCACGCCTTCACCGACAACGGACTGCCCATCGTGGTGGGCGAGTTCGGTGACCGGCACAGCGACGGCAACCCCGACGAGGACGCCATCATGGCCACCGCGCGGACCCTGGGCGTCGGCTACATCGGCTGGTCGTGGAGCGGCAACGGCAGCGGCGTCGAGTACCTCGACATGGTCAACGGCTTCGACGCGAACTCACTGACCGGCTGGGGCAACCGCATCCTCAACGGCAGCGACGGCATCGCCGCCACGTCCAGGACCGCCCGCGTCTACGGCGGCGGGGGCGGCACGGGCGGCGGCACCGCGCCCAACGGATACCCGTACTGCGTGGACGGCGGCTCGTCCGACCCGGACGGGGACGGCTGGGGCTGGGAGAACAACCGCTCCTGCGTCGTCCGCGGCAGCGCCGCCGACCGCTGA
- a CDS encoding LacI family DNA-binding transcriptional regulator: protein MSAPSERVTIKDVAAAAGVSKGAVSLAFNHKPGVSEATRERIFAAARQLGWAPNSSARSLSRQSVDTVGLAICRPARLLGLEPFYMEFVSGIESVLAERDCSLLLRLVDSLEEEIGLQERWWRERQVGGSILVDFHREDPRVEPLRRLGLPAVAVGHPSLTGGFPSVWTDDAAAVAEAVRYLAALGHRRIAHVGGPRGLGHSAIRTTAFEQTMAELGLRGGLHAETGFSGDEGARATRSLLLTPERPTAILYDNDIMAVAGLGVAAEMGISVPDDLSLLAWDDSQLCRLTHPTLSAMSHDVHGFGAQVTRVLFEVLDGRQVASRPVATPSLVPRASTASPRS from the coding sequence GTGAGCGCACCCTCCGAGCGCGTCACCATCAAGGACGTGGCCGCCGCCGCGGGCGTGTCGAAGGGTGCCGTGTCGCTGGCGTTCAACCACAAGCCGGGCGTCTCGGAGGCCACCCGGGAGCGGATCTTCGCGGCGGCCCGGCAGCTGGGCTGGGCGCCCAACTCCTCGGCCCGCAGCCTGTCGCGCCAGTCGGTCGACACCGTCGGGCTGGCGATCTGCCGGCCGGCCCGGCTGCTCGGCCTGGAGCCGTTCTACATGGAGTTCGTCTCCGGCATCGAGAGCGTGCTGGCCGAGCGGGACTGCTCGCTGCTGCTACGGCTGGTCGACTCGCTGGAGGAGGAGATCGGTCTCCAGGAGCGCTGGTGGAGGGAGCGGCAGGTCGGGGGCTCGATCCTGGTCGACTTCCATCGGGAGGACCCGCGGGTCGAACCGCTGCGGCGACTCGGACTGCCCGCCGTCGCCGTCGGGCACCCTTCCCTGACCGGGGGTTTCCCCTCCGTATGGACCGACGACGCCGCCGCCGTCGCCGAGGCGGTGCGCTACCTGGCGGCGCTGGGCCACCGGCGCATCGCGCACGTGGGCGGCCCCCGCGGCCTGGGGCACAGCGCCATCCGGACGACCGCGTTCGAACAGACCATGGCCGAACTCGGCCTGCGGGGCGGCCTGCACGCGGAGACGGGTTTCTCGGGCGACGAGGGGGCACGCGCGACGCGCTCCCTGCTGCTCACCCCGGAACGGCCCACGGCGATCCTCTACGACAACGACATCATGGCGGTCGCCGGACTCGGTGTGGCGGCCGAGATGGGCATCTCGGTGCCGGACGACCTGTCGCTGCTGGCCTGGGACGACTCCCAGCTGTGCCGGCTGACCCATCCGACGCTGTCCGCGATGAGCCACGACGTGCACGGTTTCGGGGCGCAGGTCACGCGCGTGCTGTTCGAGGTGCTCGACGGCCGGCAGGTCGCCTCCCGGCCGGTGGCGACACCGTCCCTCGTACCGCGTGCCTCGACCGCGTCACCTCGTTCCTAG
- a CDS encoding carbohydrate ABC transporter permease, whose amino-acid sequence MTVAVPDRDPSRRRPRVGTALTYLSLVIASLVVLVPLLVVFLTSLKSYDEISDGQGALALPDDWLNFSNYATAFTDGHLLTAFGNTAFILLFSITGTVLIGSMTAYAIDRFDFRFKGLVMALFLIATLVPGVTTQVATFQVVNSFGLFDTRWAPILLYMGTDIVSIYIFLQFIRGIPKSLDEAARLDGANSFTIYRKIIFPLLKPAVATVVIIKGITTYNDFYIPFLYMPSEELGTMSTALFRFKGPFGAHWENISAGAILVIVPTLVIFLFLQRYIYNGFAQGATK is encoded by the coding sequence ATGACCGTCGCCGTCCCCGACCGGGACCCCTCCCGCCGACGCCCCCGCGTCGGCACCGCGCTCACCTATCTGTCGCTGGTCATCGCCTCCCTCGTCGTCCTCGTCCCCCTCCTCGTGGTGTTCCTGACCTCGCTGAAGTCCTACGACGAGATCTCCGACGGACAGGGCGCCCTGGCCCTGCCGGACGACTGGCTGAACTTCTCCAACTACGCCACGGCGTTCACCGACGGCCACCTGCTGACGGCCTTCGGCAACACCGCCTTCATCCTGCTGTTCTCCATCACCGGCACCGTACTCATCGGCTCCATGACGGCGTACGCCATCGACCGCTTCGACTTCCGCTTCAAGGGCCTCGTCATGGCCCTGTTCCTGATCGCCACCCTGGTCCCCGGCGTGACCACGCAGGTCGCCACCTTCCAGGTCGTCAACAGCTTCGGCCTGTTCGACACCCGCTGGGCGCCGATCCTGCTGTACATGGGCACCGACATCGTGTCGATCTACATCTTCCTGCAGTTCATCCGCGGCATCCCCAAATCCCTCGACGAGGCGGCACGGCTCGACGGCGCCAACTCCTTCACGATCTACCGGAAGATCATCTTTCCGCTGCTCAAGCCGGCGGTCGCGACCGTGGTCATCATCAAGGGCATCACCACGTACAACGACTTCTACATCCCGTTCCTCTACATGCCCTCCGAGGAACTCGGAACGATGTCGACGGCCCTGTTCCGCTTCAAGGGGCCCTTCGGGGCGCACTGGGAGAACATCTCCGCCGGAGCCATCCTCGTGATCGTGCCGACCCTGGTGATCTTCCTGTTCCTCCAGCGCTACATCTACAACGGGTTCGCGCAGGGGGCCACGAAGTAG